From the genome of Hymenobacter cellulosilyticus, one region includes:
- a CDS encoding amidohydrolase family protein — protein MLWTAAQKRGASLSDLTHWLSTNPAKLIGQSHRKGQIAQGYDADLLILNPEQTFEVTAELLQHRHKVSPYVGQRLRGVVEQTYLAGQPVYQRPEFVALNQGQLLTSR, from the coding sequence GTGCTCTGGACGGCGGCTCAAAAACGAGGCGCAAGTTTAAGTGACCTTACTCACTGGCTGAGCACCAACCCGGCTAAGCTCATCGGCCAAAGCCACCGCAAAGGTCAGATTGCCCAAGGCTACGACGCCGACCTGCTGATTCTAAACCCGGAGCAGACGTTTGAAGTCACCGCCGAGCTGCTGCAGCACCGGCACAAAGTGTCGCCCTACGTGGGGCAACGGCTGCGGGGCGTGGTGGAGCAGACGTATCTGGCCGGGCAGCCGGTGTACCAGCGGCCCGAGTTCGTGGCCCTGAACCAGGGTCAGCTGCTGACCAGTCGGTAA
- a CDS encoding allantoate amidohydrolase — MDDNYTSRAEKILRRIEALAAISEETQGVTRTFGTPAFLQGSALVKSWMDAAGLSTRVDSIGNVRGRLVSRHAGAKTFVLASHIDTVVNAGKYDGPLGVLMGLDLLEQFVLSQTELPFHIELIAFSDEEGVRYHTTYLGSKVVAGSFDHSLLTKTDAHGISLAQAIETMGGNTQLLAADALPADQWLGYFETHIEQGPVLWENKIPVALVTAIAGQQRVELTWQGMAGHAGTVPMHMRQDALAGAAEFVLAAEQFGVANKAELVATVGKLDVRHSASNVIPGEVVCSLDLRSADAARLATAYAELEQKARSIAQKRNLTLHWNLIQYTAPVSCAPEMNTLLSQAITESGYETVRLVSGAGHDAVPISAVSPATMLFIRCFKGISHNPLENVELSDVAAAVQVSERFLQLLFSHYQSTLPN; from the coding sequence GTGGACGACAATTACACTTCCCGCGCCGAGAAAATCCTGCGCCGCATTGAGGCCCTGGCCGCCATTAGCGAAGAAACCCAGGGCGTGACGCGCACCTTCGGCACCCCGGCTTTTCTGCAGGGCAGCGCCCTGGTCAAGTCCTGGATGGACGCGGCCGGACTCAGCACCCGCGTCGACAGCATCGGCAACGTGCGCGGACGGCTGGTGAGCCGCCATGCCGGCGCCAAAACCTTCGTCCTAGCCTCTCACATCGATACGGTAGTGAATGCCGGTAAGTACGACGGGCCGCTGGGTGTGCTCATGGGCCTGGACTTACTGGAGCAGTTTGTGCTGAGCCAAACCGAGCTGCCTTTCCATATCGAGCTAATTGCCTTCAGTGATGAGGAAGGCGTGCGCTACCACACCACCTACCTCGGCAGCAAAGTAGTGGCCGGCTCTTTCGACCATAGTCTGCTGACCAAAACCGACGCCCACGGCATTTCCCTGGCCCAGGCCATCGAAACCATGGGCGGCAATACCCAGCTGCTGGCCGCCGACGCCCTGCCTGCCGACCAGTGGCTGGGCTATTTCGAAACCCATATTGAGCAGGGCCCCGTGCTCTGGGAAAACAAGATTCCCGTGGCCTTGGTCACCGCCATTGCCGGGCAGCAGCGCGTGGAGCTGACCTGGCAGGGCATGGCCGGGCACGCCGGCACCGTGCCCATGCACATGCGCCAGGACGCCCTGGCCGGGGCCGCCGAATTTGTACTGGCCGCCGAGCAGTTTGGCGTAGCCAATAAAGCCGAGCTGGTAGCCACCGTGGGCAAGCTCGACGTGCGCCACTCGGCCAGCAACGTGATTCCCGGCGAGGTGGTCTGCAGCCTGGACTTGCGCAGCGCCGACGCCGCCCGCCTGGCCACGGCCTACGCCGAGCTAGAGCAAAAAGCCCGCAGCATTGCCCAAAAACGCAACCTGACGCTCCACTGGAACTTGATTCAGTATACGGCCCCGGTGAGCTGCGCCCCGGAAATGAATACCTTGCTCAGCCAGGCCATTACCGAATCGGGCTACGAAACGGTGCGCCTGGTAAGCGGAGCCGGCCACGACGCGGTACCGATTTCGGCCGTTTCGCCGGCTACCATGCTCTTTATCCGCTGCTTTAAGGGCATA